Proteins from one Juglans microcarpa x Juglans regia isolate MS1-56 chromosome 1S, Jm3101_v1.0, whole genome shotgun sequence genomic window:
- the LOC121246105 gene encoding dihydroxy-acid dehydratase, chloroplastic: protein MQATLVAPTPRAALIASHYGPSQYRTSFSLRASVSSPPPPSVTVDSSSAPPTAQTYKLNKYSSRVTEPKSQGGSQAILLGVGLSEDDLLKPQIGISSVWYEGNTCNMHLLGLSEAVKEGVREAGMVGFRFNTVGVSDAISMGTRGMCYSLQSRDLIADSIETVMSAQWYDGNISIPGCDKNMPGTIMAMGRLNRPSIMVYGGTIKPGHFQGHSYDIVSAFQCYGEFVSGSITDEQRKIVVRNSCPGAGACGGMYTANTMASAIEAMGMCLPYSSSTPAEDPLKLDECRLAGKYLLELLKMDLKPRDIITPKSLRNAMVIVMALGGSTNAVLHLIAIARSVGLELTLDDFQIVSDEVPFLADLKPSGKYVMEDVHKIGGTPAVIRYLLEHGLLDGDCMTVTGKTLAENAAMFPPLAKGQDVIRPLENPIKKTGHIQILYGNLAPNGSVAKITGKEGLYFSGPALIFEGEESMIAAISEDPLSFKGKVVIIRGEGPKGGPGMAEMLTPTSAIMGAGLGKDVALLTDGRFSGGSHGFVVGHICPEAQEGGPIGLIENGDIINVDVQKRRIDVQVTNEEMERRRKKWTPPAYKANRGVLYKYIKNVQSASKGCVTDE from the exons ATGCAAGCCACTCTAGTAGCCCCAACCCCGCGCGCCGCCCTGATTGCCTCACACTATGGGCCAAGTCAATACCGCACCTCCTTCTCTCTCCGAGCGTCCGTCTCCTCCCCACCTCCCCCGTCTGTCACCGTCGACTCTTCGTCCGCACCCCCCACCGCCCAAACCTACAAGCTTAACAAGTATAGCTCCCGCGTCACCGAGCCCAAGTCCCAGGGTGGGTCCCAGGCGATCCTCCTTGGCGTGGGCCTCTCAGAAGACGACTTGTTGAAGCCCCAGATCGGCATCTCCTCCGTCTGGTACGAGGGCAACACCTGCAATATGCACCTACTCGGGCTCTCCGAGGCTGTCAAGGAAGGTGTCCGGGAGGCTGGTATGGTTGGGTTCAGGTTTAACACCGTTGGGGTCAGTGACGCTATCTCTATGGGGACCAGAGGCATGTGCTACAGCCTGCAGTCCAGGGACCTCATCGCTGATAGCATTGAGACAGTGATGAGTGCTCAGTGGTACGATGGGAATATTTCTATTCCTGGTTGTGACAAGAAT atgCCAGGTACAATTATGGCAATGGGCCGGCTTAATCGACCAAGTATTATGGTTTATGGTGGAACTATCAAG CCTGGTCATTTTCAAGGCCATTCTTATGATATCGTCTCTGCCTTTCAG TGTTATGGAGAATTTGTTAGTGGATCCATAACTGATGAGCAGAGGAAGATTGTTGTCCGTAACTCATGCCCTGGGGCAGGGGCTTGTGGTGGGATGTATACGGCCAATACCATGGCTTCTGCTATTGAAGCAATGGGAATGTGTCTGCCTTACAG CTCTTCGACACCTGCTGAAGATCCATTGAAGTTGGATGAGTGCCGTTTAGCAGGAAAGTATCTTTTGGAATTACTAAAGATGGACTTGAAACCACGAGATATTATTACTCCAAAATCCCTACGTAATGCGATGGTTATTGTCATGGCACTAGGTGGCTCTACAAATGCTGTATTACACTTGATTGCTATTGCAAG GTCTGTTGGTCTGGAACTAACTCTTGATGATTTTCAAATAGTCAGCGATGAGGTTCCATTTCTTGCAGATCTTAAGCCTAGTGGCAAATATGTCATGGAGGATGTACACAAG ATTGGAGGAACACCTGCTGTCATTCGCTACCTTTTGGAGCACGGTCTTCTAGATGGGGATTGTATGACTG TCACTGGAAAGACACTGGCTGAAAATGCAGCAATGTTCCCTCCCTTAGCCAAGGGACAG GATGTAATACGACCATTGGAAAACCCCATAAAGAAAACAGGCCACATCCAGATATTATATGGAAATCTTGCACCAAATGGTTCTGTAGCAAAAATCACTGGAAAAGAAGGGCTATATTTCTCTG GTCCTGCACTTATATTTGAAGGAGAGGAATCTATGATTGCAGCTATCTCAGAGGATCCTCTGAGCTTTAAG GGAAAGGTAGTCATTATTAGAGGAGAGGGGCCGAAGGGGGGACCAGGCATGGCTGAAATGTTGACACCAACAAGTGCAATAATGGGAGCAGGTCTTGGAAAG GATGTTGCTTTGTTGACTGATGGTAGGTTTTCAGGAGGTTCACATGGATTTGTTGTTGGCCACATATGCCCTGAAGCACAG GAAGGTGGTCCGATTGGTTTGATTGAAAATGGAGACATCATCAATGTTGATGTTCAGAAGAGGAGAATAGATGTGCAGGTAACGAATGAGGAGATGGAGCGGCGACGGAAGAAATGGACTCCACCTGCATATAAGGCCAACAGAGGAGTGCTTTACAAG TACATCAAGAACGTGCAGTCGGCTTCAAAGGGATGCGTGACTGATGAGTAG
- the LOC121247357 gene encoding protein FAR1-RELATED SEQUENCE 5-like gives MTQRSHRFEDGRLRYITLGCARGGKARNRTTNVARPRPTSKTGCSARINAIFFEGVLKLLTVHNTHNHGLSPQKSRFFRCNREVSLSVKRMLDTNDQAGIRMNKSFAVLVQEAGGFENLPFNEKDYRNYIDKARHFRLGKGGAGALHEYFARMQYKNNGLFSLMDMDDDGRLKNIFWADSRSRASYKYFGDVVTFDTTYLTNRYGMPFAPFVGVNHHGQSILLGA, from the coding sequence ATGACGCAAAGGAGCCATAGGTTTGAGGATGGGAGGCTCAGATATATCACATTGGGTTGTGCTCGTGGCGGGAAGGCACGGAATCGGACCACAAATGTCGCTCGACCACGCCCGACATCGAAGACAGGTTGTAGTGCAAGGATAAATGCTATATTTTTTGAAGGGGTGTTGAAGTTGTTGACTGTTCACAATACCCACAATCACGGACTAAGTCCACAAAAGTCGAGGTTCTTTCGCTGCAATAGAGAAGTGAGTTTGTCTGTTAAGAGAATGTTAGATACAAATGATCAAGCTGGTATCAGAATGAACAAGAGCTTCGCCGTTCTTGTGCAAGAAGCAGGTGGGTTTGAGAACTTGCCATTCAATGAAAAAGACTATCGTAACTACATTGACAAGGCACGCCACTTTCGACTTGGGAAAGGTGGCGCTGGAGCCCTCCATGAATATTTTGCTAGGATGCAATACAAAAATAATGGATTATTTTCACTAATGGATATGGATGATGATGGGAGgttgaaaaatatcttttgggcaGATTCACGAAGTAGGGCATCATACAAATATTTTGGTGATGTTGTCACGTTCGACACTACATATCTGACAAATAGGTATGGGATGCCGTTTGCACcgtttgttggtgtaaaccaccatggaCAGTCAATCCTTTTGGGGGCATGA
- the LOC121247358 gene encoding protein FAR1-RELATED SEQUENCE 5-like codes for MKNATALVFPKTRHRFCLWHILKKLPEKLDSHGAYKDGLKSQLLKCVYDSQIIEEFESCWEVMITTYNLQENACLQSLYTELTYWALVFLKEIFWAGMSITQRSESMNAFFDGYVHARTNLKEFVDQFDNALRMKIENENAADFHSFNVTISAVSISLLEKIFQATYTNFKFREVQKEVVGMLGVLPTLYRKDDVIATYHVEDEIEVDDFIKEVTQTVYFNEAEVDVKCQCSLFEMRWILCRHALAIMRVNKVKNVPEKYILDRWRKDIKRTYSQCSTYDSVDVRPEVSRYSHILKVCYDVATNAASCDEHADDMIDKLHAMNIVYCTKKSPQRPLEHVANTVVDASTAGSSKKVLSPLVVRGKGRSPCLRKKSIIERVKPTVKKTTQKGKRKQPHGRDIDRVDTCRNLFGQTVVGTQESVVIQPPQNTTELLDFSETQLGDGRQPELHKALDGTQDHGHVLDMIGLKLSPLSQIKLYIGTFNVSHLAAKLKPVGRFAKVLKIEDN; via the exons ATGAAAAATGCAACTGCGCTTGTCTTTCCGAAAACCCGACACCGATTTTGCTTATGGCACATACTGAAGAAATTACCTGAAAAACTCGATTCACATGGTGCATACAAAGATGGGTTGAAAAGTCAGTTGCTTAAGTGTGtgtatgactctcaaataataGAAGAGTTTGAGAGttgttgggaagtgatgatTACAACATACAACTTGCAGGAGAATGCTTGCTTGCAGAGTTTATATACTGAGCTTACCTATTGGGCACTAGTATTCctgaaagaaattttttgggctggaatgagcaTAACCCAACGAagcgagagcatgaatgctTTCTTTGACGGGTACGTTCATGCTAGGACAAACTTAAAAGAGTTTGTTGATCAATTCGATAATGCGTTGAGAATgaagattgagaatgaaaatgcagCGGACTTTCACTCATTCAACGTCACAATTTCTGCCGTCTCTATTTCTCTACTTGAGAAGATATTTCAAGCCACATATACGAACTTTAAATTTAGAGAAGTTCAAAAAGAAGTAGTGGGAATGCTTGGTGTTCTTCCAACTCTATACCGAAAAGATGATGTAATTGCAACGTACCATGTAGAAGATGAAATAGAAGTTGATGATTTCATCAAGGAGGTGACTCAAACGGTGTACTTTAATGAGGCCGAAGTTGATGTGAAGTGTCAATGCTCACTGTTCGAAATGAGATGGATATTGTGTAGACATGCATTAGCTATTATGAGAGTTAACAAAGTGAAAAATGTGCCAGAAAAGTATATATTAGATCGATGGAGAAAAGACATTAAAAGGACATACTCTCAATGCAGTACTTATGACTCAGTTGATGTAAGGCCAGAAGTGAGCAGATATTCCCATATTTTGAAG gtATGCTATGACGTTGCCACAAATGCAGCGTCATGTGATGAGCATGCTGATGATATGATAGATAAGTTACATGCAATGAACATCGTCTACTGCACCAAGAAGTCACCCCAACGACCCTTGGAACATGTTGCAAATACAGTTGTCGATGCAAGTACAGCTGGGAGTTCAAAGAAAGTCCTAAGTCCCCTTGTAGTTAGAGGTAAAGGAAGATCACCATGCCTCAGgaaaaaatcaataattgaGAGAGTCAAACCCACGGTAAAGAAGACTACTCAGAAGGGAAAACGTAAACAG CCACATGGAAGAGATATCGATAGGGTTGACACATGCAGGAATTTATTTGGGCAAACAGTTGTTGGGACTCAAGAGAGTGTTGTCATTCAA CCTCCTCAAAACACTACCGAATTGTTGGACTTTAGTGAAACCCAACTTGGGGATGGGAGACAACCAGAACTTCATAAAGCTCTAGATGGGACTCAAGATCATGGACAC GTTTTGGACATGATTGGCCTGAAACTTTCACCACTGAGTCAAATAAAG CTTTATATTggtactttcaatgtttctcaTTTAGCAGCAAAACTAAAG CCTGTTGGAAG GTTCGCTAAAGTGTTAAAGATTGAAGATAACTGA